The Deltaproteobacteria bacterium DNA window TGCCTTTCCATCCTCGAAGATGTAAGTTTCACCCGTAAAGACGGTCAATACCTTCGGTGGGACTCAAGGTCGGGAAGATCACTGAGGTCGAGCTTCAACAAAGGCAATATCCCGGACTTCAGGACAGCCATAATCAGCAAGCTCCACATCATTTTCGATGACCTCAAGAAGAGAAATGGTGGCACCTTCTCTAAAAATGTCAAGGTGGTTGAAGGATCGTGCTTGACCGAGCTTGCAAAACTGCCGGCAGAATCCTTTGACCTTATAATGACCTCGCCGCCGTACTGTAATCGCTACGATTACACTCGTACCTACGCCCTTGAGCTGGCTTTTATGGGTCACACTGAAGAAGATGTGAGAAACCTAAGACAGACACTTCTCTCAGCAACCGTGGAAAACAAGACCAAGCGCAAGCAACTCGCGCTGGAATACTGCACTGCAGACAGGATGGACAGGTACGAAGCCGCGGTAAAAGCATTCACGAACCAACGAGCCCTCCACGAAGTCCTGGACATACTATACGAGGCGCGAGAGCAGGGCAGCCTGAATAACAATAACATACCAAACCTTGTGGAGAATTACTTCTTTGAGATGAACATCGTTATTCACGAGCTTTCGAGGCTGCTTGCACCGGGCGGTCACGTTGTAATGGTAAACGACAACGTCCAGTATCACGGTGAAGAAGTCCCTGTCGATCTCATTCTCTCGGATTTAGCCCAAAACGCGGGGCTTAATGTTGATCACATCTGGGTCCTGCCGCGTGGTAAAGGAAACAGCAGCCAGCAAATGGGTGCCCATGGCAGAAATGAAATCCGCAAATGCGTTTATGTATGGTCAAAACCAAACAACGAGCAAAAACCTTCATAGAAAATGGCAGAGACAAACCAATATACAGAAGATCTTCGCCTGATAAAATCCCTTCTCATAGTTACATCCCTGCAAAAACGAAGAGACCTCCATGCACTAAAACTTATCAAAAAATTCGCTGGCAAGTTGCGCTGGAAACCATACAGCAACCTCCTTATCGACCCCGAAATCTGGAAATACGCAGTTAAGACCCAGGGATATGACCCAAAGCTCGTCTTTTGCCATCCAGAGGTTCTCTTATACGAGCCCACAACAAGCCTATACTATCGAGGGCTATGTGGACTTTCATTGAAAGCTGTAAGAGACTATTTTGGTGCTGTCGATTCCCTGGAAGCGGGCAACCCGCGGGCACGTTTGGACAATGAAAAGGCGTTAAAAATGGCTCGTACCTATAATGCCTTCATTTGCTCAATCATAAAGAACTCATCTGATTGGACCCTTGAAAATGGCAACCGCACCATTATTGCCACGCTTGGCATCACCCTTGATGGCGTGATGAGGAACAAAATCGGGGATATAGCCGAAGAACGGATAAGGGGGCTTGTCGTAGAATGGCTGGCCGAACGCAATTTAATCATAGAACCGGTTCCTTCGAAGCTCAAAAAGCTCGAAAGTACACCAAGCTACCTAACCCTTAAAAAGGATATTTTGATGCGCTTTAGCCCGGAGCCGGACATATCGTTTCTAAAAGACGACCAGCTACTTGCCGTCATAGAGATTAAAGGCGGGATTGACCCGGCAGGCGCGCTCGAAAGGTACGGAGCGGCCAAAAAATCCTTTGAACATGCTATAGGTGTAAGCCCTATGTGCAAAAACTTTTATCTTGGAGGTGTCTTTACAGAAGAGCTTACCAAGCGCATAAGCAGTGACCGCCTCGTTGAAAAAACATTCAATGTCATCGAAATCCTTGACAAGCCAAAAATACGAAAAGAATTCTTTGACGAGATTTTTCATCACACATTGCGGCTGATATGAAAAGAGGGCGGACTGAGTGAAGAGCTCACCGTGAACCTTCTAGAAATAGGGGGACGCCACCTCGTGGCGTCCCCCTATTTCTAGAATGGAATGTCGTCGTAATCATCTGTTTCAGGTCCGGCTTTCGGTTCTTCATTAGCCGGGTGAAGCTCAAGATGTCGTTTCAAGAGGTAAAGCATCAGGACGCCAGATAGATTTACAGCGAGTTCTGCAAGGCTCTTAGGAGGCTCGTTGACATCTATACCTTGTCCGTGCCCAACCCCCTTTTCAAAATTTCGCACCACGGGAACAGCTCGGAGAATATGCTCCTCAAATGCTTTCAAGAAGCCCTCATGGTAGTCGGGCACAAGACCGCTATCGATAACCTTTTTAATAAGACGCCCTGGCTTTTCCTGGTCAATCCCAAGAATCGCCTTCATCGTGCTTTCTACCGCAAGATTAGCGGCGTGCATGGCACCCTTGTAGTCCCCGCTGGAGAAATCGGACCGAGCATGTTGAAATTCAGCTAACGCACCTTCGAATCCCCCTATGAACAGAAGCTCTGCCGCTTTTGAATGTATTTCTGCTTCCAACCATTTCGAATCAACACGTATGATCCGGCCTTCAAGCATACGCCAGGGTAAATTGGCATCTTCGAAGACAACGTTCAGCTGGCCTTGGTACTGGGCCGGATCGGCTAAAGGAGTATTCCAGTGCACTTTGTCTTCCACGAGAAGATCGTAAAATAGCTCCATAGCATCGAGGACAAACCTGGGGACACCACGCAGAATAAACTCTTTGGCATCCTTCAGAACCTCCCACTCCGACCGCGACTGGTAGGCACGTAGTTCCTCCCAACCGTGTTCTTTTTTCAGACAGTCGGGGAGTTCATCCCAAGCAAGTGTCCGGTTGTTGTTGTTGATACTGTTGGGATCGTAATAGGGATCAAATTCCTCAATCACATACCAGATTCTTCGGCGAACAGGCTGACTAAGGCTTACTTCCCTGGCCGCTTCTGGATGTCTCTTTGAGAAAACTTTCAAAGCCATGGTATTCTTCACCTCGGAATCGCCAAGAGCATCGCGTCCAGTAATCGTTTCCACTGCCTTTCGAGTACATGGCCAAAAGCGCGTTGACCAAGTGCAGGAAGTCAGGGCCGCGATCCTGCTCTATCGTGATGAGCGCGCGCAGTTTATGGTCGGCCCGGAAAGACCCGCTCAGAACTCCACGCTCACGGCCTTCGATACGCCGGGCTCCTCCATGGTGATGCCGTAGAGCCTGTCCGCAAGCTCCATTGTCCGCTTGTTGTGGGTTATGAGCAGGAACTGGCTGCGGGCCGACATCTCCTTCAAGAAGGCGTTGAAACGGTCGATGTTGGCGTCGTCGAGAGGGGCGTCCACCTCGTCGAGCAGGCAGAAGGGACTCGGTTTTATGAGGAAGATGGAGAAGATCAGCGCCGTGGCCGTCAGCGCCTTCTCGCCGCCGGAGAGCAGCGTCATGTTCTGGAGCCGTTTGCCGGGAGGCTGGGCCGCTATCTCTATGCCCGACTCCAGGATGTTGGACTCGTCGGAGAGCCGCAGCTCGGCCCTGCCGCCGTTGAAGAGCCGCGGAAAGGTCTTCTTGAATGTGGCGTTCACCTCATCGAAGGTGCGACGGAAACGCTCGCGGCTTGTCCTGTTTATCCGGGCGATGGCCTTGCGGATGGCCTCCATCGAGCGGGTGAGGTCCTCCTGCTGGGAGACGAGGAATTTGTGCCGCTCGTCGAGTTCGGCGAACTCCTCGAGGGCCGCCATGTTAACCTCGCCGAGCGAGTCGAGTCGGGCGCGAAGCTCATCGCGCCTGCCTTCGAGGGCCTCGACGTCTATATCCCCCTCTCCCGCGGCGGCGCCGGCCGTGTACGCGGCGAGGTCGCAGCCGTAGCGGTCGGCCATCCTCTCGCTCAGGGCCTCGCGGCGAAGCTCCGTCTCCTTGAGCTCCACCGAGAGCCTCCCGGCCTCCTCGCGCACGCGGGAAAGCTCCGAGCGCAAACCCTTGAGCTCCTCCTCGAGCTCCTTTTGCCGGCGGACCAGCCCTGCGATAACCTCCCCCTGCTCGATCTCCCTGCGCCGCACCCCCTCTCTTTCGGAGAGAAGCTTCTCGATGCGCCTCTTGAGCCCCGCGGCCCTGGACTGCGCCTCGCGGCGCTCCCTGAGACCCGACTCCACCTCGGCGGCCTTGAGCTCCATCCGGCCGCCGAGCTCGTCGATGAGTCTCTTCTTTTCGGCGAGTCTCTCCTTGAGCGCCCCGAGCTGCTCACGGGCCGATGCGATGGCCACCCGCGCCTCGGTCACCGAGGCGCGGCACCTCTCGCACTCGGCCGCAAGCTCCGCCTCGCGGGACGAGAGCTCGGCCATGCGGGCCTCGACGGCCCCGCGCCGCTCCTCGAGCTCCTCGCGTCGCGCCGAGAGCGCCGCCTTGGCCGCGGCCACCTCCTTTAGCTTCTCCTCGGCCCCGCTCCGCTCGGAGGCGAGGGCCCCGCACCTGGTCGATAGCCGCTCCACCTCCTCGGCGAGCCTTTTTACGCGGCCTTCGACCTCGACACGCCCGATCTCCGTCGAATGGAGCGTCTCCCTCAGTCCCTCGACGACCTTCCTCGTCTCGGCCACGGCCGCCGAGAGCCCCTCGCGCCGCTGCCGAAGCGGCCGGAGCCGGCCCTCGAGGCGGGCCACATCGTCGCGCAGGCGCTTGATCTCCATCTTCTGCCGGAGTATGCCGCCTTCGGCGCCGCCGCCCCTGCCGCCGGTCACGACGCCGCATGGGTCCACGACCTCGCCCTCACGGGTGACTATGGTCCGCACGGCGCCGTTGCCTCTCCACAGCTCGGCAGCGGCGGCCATGTCGTCGACGACCACCACATTGCCGAGGAGGGCCCTCACAAACCCCTCGCAGCCGTCCTTGACACGAACCTCGTCGATGAGCACCGACGCATCGACGGTTCCGTCAAGGCCGATGGCCGGGTCTCCCACCCCGGCCATGACGGGGCTTCCCGCCTCCTTGAGGGGGACGAAGCTTCCGCGCCCGGCGGACCGCTCCTTGAGGTACTCGACGGCCTCCACGGCGCCTTCCATGTCGTCGACGAGCACGTACTGTAGCCTGTCGCCGAGCACGGCCTCGACGGCCCGCTCGAAGCCCGGCGAAGGCTCGATGACGTCGGCAAGGAGACAGCGCACGCCGGAGGAAAGGCGGGAGCGCCCCCCGCGCTCCCCGTCCCGGCCCAGGCGCATGACGGCCTTCACGCCGTCCTTGAGCCCCTCGTAACGGGCCTCCATCTCCTCGAGGGCCCGGAGTCTCGAAGCCTTGTGCGAGAGCTCACCGGTCAGCGCGCCGAGCTCCTCCTCCACGGCGGCCCGTTCGTCTTCCAGGGCCTTGAGTTCGGCTGAGCTCTTCTCGAGCTCCGCGCCGAGGCTGCGGGCCTTCTCGACGAGGCCGTCGAGACCGCTGCGGAGTTCTCCGAGGCGCGCGCGCCTCTCTTCCAGCGCAGCGCTCGTCTCGGATATCTCCCTCGCCGCCCTCGCCTCGCGAAGCCTCAGGTCGTCCTCCTCCCTCATGGAGGCCTTCATCGAGTGCTTGAGCTCGGAGAGCTCGGAGAGTATCTTGAGGTGGGCGGCCTTCTCCGCGCTGAGAAGCGAGCGCTCCTCGTCGAGACGCTCCCGCGCCTCGGCGAGGCTCCGCTCTCTTGCGGCCAGCTCCTCGCGGCTGCGGGCTATGGAGGCCTCCCTGTCGGCCACGGCGGAGGCGATCTCCTCCACCTGGCCGCCCGCCGCCTCCCTCTCGGCCTCGAGGGCCGCGATCTCCTCGCCGAGCCTGCGCTCGTCGCGCTCGAGCCCGCTTACGAGCATGGCCACACGCTCGTTCTCGCGCTCGCAGCCGTCGATCTCGCCGTCGATGGCGGCGAGCCTGTTTCTCGTCTCGGCGAACGCCGCCTCCGCCTCGTCGCGGCCGCCGCTCAGCTCCTCGCCGGCGGCCTCGGCCGCGCTCATCCTGGCTGCAAGCGCCGCCTCCTCGTCGGCGAGGAGCGAAAGCCTCCTTCTCCCCTCGTCGATCCTGCCGGCAAGCTCCCTGTAGCTGCGGCCGGCGAGCCGCAGCTCCACTTCCCTGAGCTCGTCGCGCAGGGCCTTGCACCGCTCGGCCTTTCGGGCCTGGCGCTTGAGCGAGCCGAGGCGGCGCTTGACCTCGCCGGTTATGTCGCCTATCCTCGTGAGGTTCGCCTTCGTCGCCTCAAGGCGCCGCAGCGCCGCGTCGCGCTTGCCCTTGAAGCGGTTTATGCCCGCCGCCTCCTCGAATATGACGCGGCGCTCCTCGGCTCTTGCGTTTATGAGCCAGCCCACCTGGCCCTGCTCTATTATGGAATAGGCCCTCGTGCCTATGCCCGTGTCGGTGAAGAGGTCTACTATGTCCCTGAGCCTGGCCCTCACCTTGTTTATGTAGTACTCGCTCTCGCCCGAGCGGTAGAGCCTGCGCTTGACCTCTATCTCGCCGAAGGAGGCGAATCGCGGCGGGGCGGCCCCGCCGTCGTTCGAGAAGGTGAGGACCACCTCGGCCATGCCCATGGGCTTTCGCGTCTCGCTGCCCGAGAATATGACGTCCTCCATGAGACGGCCGCGCAGGTGCCGGGCGTTCTGCTCGCCCAGGACCCAGCGCACGGCGTCGACGATGTTGCTCTTGCCGCAGCCGTTGGGGCCCACCACGGCCGATATGCCCAGCGGGAGGTCGAAGACAACGGGGTCGGCGAAGGACTTGAAGCCCTGTATCTTGAGTCTCTTTATCTTCATGAACACACCTCGGCGCCACGGACCCGCCGCCGGCCCCGCGACGAAACCGCTCCTCGCCACGGCAACCACACCGGCCGGACACGGGGCCTCACCTGTGTGAAGAGGTTAGCAGAGTCCCGAGACTTTGTAAAGGGAAAAATACTACGGAAAGTATACCGGAGAGACGCAGGATACAATATGTTGGGGCAAGCCGGCGATTGCACTGAGGGAACCTTTTTGAAAAAAGGTTCCCTCAGACTCCCTCCAAAAACTTTTAATGCGAGTTGGCTTCCCCCTGTTTTGCCAGGCAAAACAGGGGGAAACCAGCTCGTATTGAAAGTCTTTGAAGGGGGTCTGGGGGAAACGTGGGCCTGTGGCCCTTCTACAGAAAGTTTCCCCCAGGGTATTTAATCAGGGCTTCCTTAAGATTTGCGGCTGCTCTTTGCGCTCTTTCGTCCCCTGCCCTTTTTGCCTTCCTCGGCGTCCTTGAGCGCCGCGTGGGCCGCGGCGAGCCTTGCTATGGGGACCCTGAATGGAGAGCACGAGACGTAGTCGAAGCCGTTACGGTGGCAGAACTCCACGGTCGCCGGGTCTCCGCCGTGTTCTCCGCAGATGCCTATCTTGAGGTCTCTTCTCACGGCCCGGCCCTTTTCTATGGCCATGCGTATTAGCAGGCCCACGCCCTCCTGATCGAGCGACTGGAAGGGGTCGTTTGCGAAGATGCCCGCGCGGTTCTCGTCTACGTAGACGGGGAGGAAGCGGCCCGAGTCGTCGCGCGACATGCCCATGGTCATCTGCGTGAGGTCGTTGGTGCCGAAGCTGAAGAACTCGGCCACCTCGGCCACCCTGTCGGCCGTGAGCGCGGCCCTGGGCACCTCGATCATGGTGCCCACCAGGTAGCGGACCTTGACGCCGTAGCCGGCCATGACGGCGGCGGCGACCTCTCTTGTGCGCGTAGCCAGTATGTCGAGCTCCTTTGCGTCTATGACGAGGGGGTGCATGATCTCGGGGAGCACGCGCACGCCCTTCTTCTTGCACTCGCAGGCGGCCTCCATGATGGCGCGCACCTGCACCTCCAGTATCTCGGGATAGGTGATGCAGAGGCGGCAGCCCCGGTGCCCGAGCATGGGATTGGACTCGTGGAGCCGCTCTATGCGGTGGCGCACCTGGTTGAAGGGGAGTTCGAGGGCCTGGGCCAGGAGCTTCTGGTCGCTTTCGTTGTGGGGGACGAATTCGTGGAGAGGGGGATCGAGCAGCCTGATGGTGACGGGCTTTCCGTCCATGGCCTTGAAGATGCCGATGAAGTCCTTGCGCTGGAGCGGCAGGATGCGCTCGAGCGCCTCCTTGCGCGAGGCCGTGTCGTCGACCAGTATCATGCGCTGGATGGCGAGCCTCCTCTCGTCGGTGTCGAAGAACATGTGCTCCGTGCGGCAAAGCCCTATGCCCTCGGCGCCGAGTCGGACGGCGTTCTCTGCGTCGTAGGGGGTGTCCACGTTGGTGCGCACCTTGAGGGTGCGGGCCTTGTCCACCCACTTCATGAGCTTGAAGTAGGAGTCCGGGAGCTGCGGCTTCTTGAGCCTAAGGGCCGCGCGGAAGACCTCGCCGGTGGAGCCGTCGAGCGTTATCTCGTCGCCTTCCTTTATGACCGTATTGCCCACGGCGGCCGTCTTGGCCTCGTAGTCGACCGCGAGGTCCTCGCATCCCACGACACAGCACTTGCCCCATCCGCGCGCCACCACGGCGGCGTGGGAGGTCTTGCCGCCCTTGGCCGTGAGGATGCCCTTTGCGGCGTGCATGCCGCCCACGTCCTCGGGGCTCGTCTCCTTCCTCACCAGGATCACGTCCTTGCCCGAGGCGGCCCACTCCTCGGCGTCCTTTGCCGTGAAGACCACGTGCCCCGATGCGGCGCCCGGCACGGCTCCGATGCCGGAGGCGAAAAAGTGTTTTTTCCGCTCCTCGACGGTTATGGAGGGGTCGATGATCGGGTAGAAGAGACCTTCTATGTCCTTCTCCGTTATCCTCTTGACGGCCTCCTCCTTCGTTATGAGCCGTTCCTTGACCATATCGACGGCTATCTCGAAGGCGGCTATGGGCGAGCGCTTGCCCACGCGGCACTGGAGGATGTAGAGCTTGCCGTCCTCGATGGTGAACTCTATGTCCTGCATGTCCTTGTAGTGGCGCTCGAGCTTCTTGCGCACCTCGCAGAGCTGCTTGTAGGCCGCGGGCATTATGGTCCTGAGCTCATCGAGGTGGATGGGCGTGCGGATGCCGGCCACCACGTCCTCTCCCTGGGCGTTCATGAGCAGGTCGCCGTAGAAGACGTTCTCGCCGGTGCTCGGGTCCCTGGTGAAGCACACGCCCGTGCCGGAGGTCTCGCCCATGTTGCCGAAGACCATCTGGACGATGTTGACGGCCGTGCCGAGAAGCCCCGTTATGTTCTCCACGCGGCGGTAGGTCACGGCCTTCTCGGCCATCCACGAGCCTATGACGGCGTCTATGGCGCCCCAGAGCTGCTCGAGCGGGTCCTGGGGGAAGTCCTCGCCGGTGCTCTCCTTGTAGACCTTCTTGAGGACGGGTATCAGCTCCTCCAGTTCTTCCTCGTTCACGTCCGTGTCGACCACGGCGCCGGTGCGCTTGCCCAGGCGAACGCGCGTTCTCCTCTGTTTTATGTCCTCGAACTCGTCCTCGAACCTGGCCTTGTCCACCCCCTTGGCCGTGGAGCCGTACATGAAGATGAAGCGGCGGTAGGCGTCGAGGGCGAAGCGGCGGTTCGAGGTCTTGCGCGCAAGACCCTCGACGGAGCGGTCGTTCAGGCCCAGGTTGAGGATCGTCTCCATCATGCCGGGCATGCTCCGCGCCGCGCCCGAGCGCACGGAGACGAGAAGCGGGTCGTCGGCGTCGCCCAGCTTCTTGCCCGTGAGCTTCTCCAGTCTCCTGAGGTGGGTCAGGACCTCGTCCTCGAATCCGGGAGGGTACTTCCTGCCGTGCCTGTAGTAATAGTCGCAGACTTCGGTGGTAATGGTGAAACCGGCGGGCACCGGCAGACCTATGTTGGGCATCTCCGCCAGTCCGGCGCCCTTACCACCGAGGAGATCCTTCATGTCCCCCCTGCCCTCGGCCTTGGCCGCGCCGAAGAAATAGACGTACTTTTTCCTGGCCATAAAACCCCTCCCGCAAACAGTTTGGTCTACGATGCAAAAAGGTTAACAAAAATAGAGGCGGAAGTCATCAAGTAATTTCCCCGCCATGGCCTCTTTTTCCGCCCCCCGGCGGGCCGTGAGGGCCGTCCCGCCCCCTCCTGCTAAGGGGTCGAAAACAAAAAAGTTTGACACGATGGGCCATCCTTCATATCATTAGGGAAACTCTGATTTATTGCACTGAGGGAACCTTTTTGCAAAAAGGTTCCCTCAGATTCCCTCCAAAAACTTTTAACGCCCTGCGGTTCATCCCGATTTTGCAAGCAAAATCGGGATGAACCGCAGGGAATTAAAAGTCTTTGAAGGGGGTTCCGGGGGAGACTTTCTACAGAAAGTCTCCCCCGGTCAATCGACCCGAATCTTATCCGAGGAGAGACGATGGGCCGCCAGGAAAGACCTGTAGCCATAGAAGACGAGATGAAGAAGTCCTACATGGACTACGCCATGTCCGTCATCGTGGGCAGGGCGCTGCCCGACGTGCGCGACGGACTCAAGCCCGTCCATCGCAGGATACTCTTCGCCATGCACGAGATGGGGGTGGAGTGGAACAAGCCCTACAAGAAGTCGGCCCGCGTGGTGGGCGACGTCATAGGCAAGTACCATCCCCACGGCGACGCCGCGGTCTACGACGCCATAACCAGGCTCGTCCAGGACTTCTCCATGCGCCACCCGCTCATCGACGGCCAGGGAAACTTCGGCTCCATCGACGGCGACCCTCCGGCCGCCATGCGCTACACCGAGGTGAGGATGGCGCGCCTGGCCTCCGAGCTCCTGGCCGACATAGACAAGAACACCGTAGACTTCACGCCCAACTACGACGATTCGCTCCAGGAGCCGGTCGTACTGCCGGCGTCGTTCCCGAACCTGCTCGTCAACGGCTCTTCGGGCATCGCCGTGGGCATGGCGACCAACATGCCCCCCCACAACCTCTGCGAGGTCGTCGACGCCCTGGTGCGGCTCATCGAGGACCCGGAGGTTGAGGACGGGGAACTTCTCGATATCGTGCCGGGGCCGGACTTTCCCACCGGCGCGTTCATCCACGGCCGCAAGGGCATAGTCGAGGCCTACACCACGGGAAAAGGCGTCATCCAGATGCGCGCCCGCGCCGTCATAGAGAGCAACCCCCGCACGGGCCGCAAGTCCATCGTAATCACCGAGATACCCTACATGGTCAACAAGTCCAAGCTCATCGAGAGCATGGCGGCGCTGGTGCGCGACAAGAAGATAGAGGGCATCTCGGACATACGCGACGAGTCGGACCGCGACGGCATGAGGGTCGTCGTCGAGCTCAAGCGCGACGAGACGGCCGAGATAGTGCTCAACAACCTCTACCTCCACACCCAGCTCCAGAGCTCCTTCGGCATAATAAACCTCGCCATAGTGGACGGCAGGCCCAGGGTCCTCACCCTGCGCGAACTGCTCGGCCAGTTCATAAAGTTCAGAAGAGAGGTCGTCACAAGGCGCACCGTCTTCGAGCTCCGGAAGGCGCGGGAGCGGGCCCACATACTCGAGGGGCTGCGCATCGCCATAGAGAACCTCGACGCCGTCATAAAGCTCATCCGCTCGTCGGCGGGACCGAAGGAGGCGAAGGCGGGCCTCGTGGAACGCTTCGGGCTCACGCAGGCCCAGGCCCAGGCCATCCTGGAGATGCGGCTCCAGAGGCTCACGGCGCTCGAGCGCGACAAGATAGAAGAGGAGTACAGGGCGCTGCTGGAGCGGATAGGGCGTCTCGAATCCATACTCGCAAGCCCCGCAAAGCTCATGGAGGTGATAACCGGCGAGCTGCTGGCCATCAAGGAGCGCTACGGAAACGAGCGGCGCACCGAGATAATAGAAGACACGGGCGAGCTCACGCCCGAAGACATAATAGCCGAGGAGGAGATGGTCGTCACCATCTCCAAGCGCGGCTATATAAAGCGCAACCCCACGAGCCTCTTCCGCATCCAGCGCCGCGGCGGCAAGGGCAAGACCGGTGTGACCACAAGGGACGAGGACTTCGTCTCCCATCTGTTCATCGCATCGACCCACAGCTACATCCTCTTCTTCACCGACCGGGGCAAGGCCTATCCCCTGAAGGTCTACGACATACCGCAGGCCGGACGGGCGGCAAGGGGCAAGGCCATAGTCAACATCATCAACGTCGAGCCAGGCGAGAACATAACGGCCTTCCTGCCGGTCAGGGAGTTCGTCGAGGACCGCTACGTCACCATGGCGACCCGTCGCGGACTGGTGAAGAAGACGGCGCTCATGAGCTTTGCGAACATCCGCTCCGGCGGCATCATAGCCATAAACCTCGACGAAGGCGACTCCCTCATCGCCGCGAGGCTGACCGACGGAAAGAAGAACATATTCCTCGGCACCAGGAAGGGCCAGTCCATCCGCTTCAGGGAGGAAGAGGTCCGTCCCATGGGGCGCAACACCAGGGGTGTAATAGGCATAAAACTCGCCGACGACGACGAGGTGGTCGACATGGAGGCCCTCGACGACGACGCCACCATCCTCACGGTCAACGAGAAGGGCTACGGTAAACGCACCCGCGTCGACGAGTACCGGGTCCAGTCGCGCGGCGGAAGAGGCATAATAAACGTCAAGATAACGGACAAGAACGGGCCCGTCATAGACATGGCCCAGGTGCGCGACAACGACGAGATAATGATCACCACCACGAGCGGCAAGTTCATAAGGATAGCC harbors:
- the gyrA gene encoding DNA gyrase subunit A, giving the protein MGRQERPVAIEDEMKKSYMDYAMSVIVGRALPDVRDGLKPVHRRILFAMHEMGVEWNKPYKKSARVVGDVIGKYHPHGDAAVYDAITRLVQDFSMRHPLIDGQGNFGSIDGDPPAAMRYTEVRMARLASELLADIDKNTVDFTPNYDDSLQEPVVLPASFPNLLVNGSSGIAVGMATNMPPHNLCEVVDALVRLIEDPEVEDGELLDIVPGPDFPTGAFIHGRKGIVEAYTTGKGVIQMRARAVIESNPRTGRKSIVITEIPYMVNKSKLIESMAALVRDKKIEGISDIRDESDRDGMRVVVELKRDETAEIVLNNLYLHTQLQSSFGIINLAIVDGRPRVLTLRELLGQFIKFRREVVTRRTVFELRKARERAHILEGLRIAIENLDAVIKLIRSSAGPKEAKAGLVERFGLTQAQAQAILEMRLQRLTALERDKIEEEYRALLERIGRLESILASPAKLMEVITGELLAIKERYGNERRTEIIEDTGELTPEDIIAEEEMVVTISKRGYIKRNPTSLFRIQRRGGKGKTGVTTRDEDFVSHLFIASTHSYILFFTDRGKAYPLKVYDIPQAGRAARGKAIVNIINVEPGENITAFLPVREFVEDRYVTMATRRGLVKKTALMSFANIRSGGIIAINLDEGDSLIAARLTDGKKNIFLGTRKGQSIRFREEEVRPMGRNTRGVIGIKLADDDEVVDMEALDDDATILTVNEKGYGKRTRVDEYRVQSRGGRGIINVKITDKNGPVIDMAQVRDNDEIMITTTSGKFIRIAMSSVPVIGRNTMGVRLMDIEEGEKIASAAPLAEKSEEAS